In one Notolabrus celidotus isolate fNotCel1 chromosome 1, fNotCel1.pri, whole genome shotgun sequence genomic region, the following are encoded:
- the prr13 gene encoding proline-rich protein 13, with product MWPNQGPPHPIGAPNPAYPPGYNPAFPGAQIPGVFPNAQPQCPAYPAGGQYPACINPGMALPHVTPGVMPYGAPGPNPYPMAPGGFPVVPPGGVHPGPYPHSPKGGHKGHHKGHHKDHHKGHHKGHHGGGLNPMMGALGGGLAGMGMAGMGMGMGMGGHKAHKKMKKMKKAKGHKHHKHGKSSSSSSSSSSSSSSD from the exons ATGTGGCCAAACCAAG GTCCCCCTCATCCTATTGGCGCCCCAAACCCAGCTTACCCTCCTGGCTATAACCCTGCATTTCCTGGTGCTCAGATTCCAGGGGTCTTCCCCAACGCCCAACCTCAATGTCCAGCGTACCCCGCTGGTGGTCAGTATCCAGCCTGTATTAACCCAGGCATGGCACTACCACATGTAACTCCAGGGGTGATGCCCTATGGAGCTCCAGggcctaacccttatcctatgGCACCAGGTGGCTTTCCAGTGGTTCCTCCTGGAGGTGTTCACCCAGGCCCATATCCACACTCTCCCAAAGGTGGTCATAAAGGCCACCACAAAGGCCACCACAAAGACCACCACAAAGGCCACCACAAGGGTCATCATGGTGGTGGGCTAAATCCCATGATGGGTGCATTAGGAGGAGGATTGGCAGGAATGGGAATGGCAGGAATGGGAATGGGGATGGGGATGGGCGGCCATAAAGCACacaaaaagatgaagaagatgaagaaagcAAAGGGGCACAAGCACCACAAACACGGCAAG TCTtccagcagtagcagcagcagcagcagcagcagtagcagtgaCTGA
- the LOC117810537 gene encoding bone morphogenetic protein receptor type-2-like, with protein MILQRWLLISALECIFFCISSQSFPRKRHCAFQVSLQNNKYTAAGNVSGSVQLCENTQCCVGYFLIEEGQPKVDLLACDVAEKSCPDETCKAQTRFKGRLIKCVCNMDLCNSNITWTPESEEPQPTYSYSSDEILKNAGIILVGILLVLCFMIVAAKRRGLLKAKKESPPSFDDYSFTRLCSCQTTKTSELDISDIELQQVVSHGHFATVWKGGYQGSVVAVKVFPAGWKDKWSAEKEVYELPLMRHAGIVPFLGSGRKPEGGSWLMVLEFSEYGSLNSFLCKHTTNWMLSLNLCQSLSQGLSYLHSDLHRHDVHKPPIAHRDLSSFNVLVRADGTCVLCDFGCATILRSCSGQHLSQSHETKMESHAQLGTLRYMAPEILEGSVNLSNTWCLLQGDIYALGLLLWEIWMRCSDLFEGSAFPQHLLPYESELGVKVSLESLILHVCYMDKRPSIPEHWQLLPQGSVLPELLAECWDCDPDARLTAQCVAERLDRLASIQSSFY; from the exons ATGATCCTGCAACGGTGGCTGCTGATTTCAGCTCTGG aatgcatttttttctgcatctcCAGCCAGTCTTTCCCTCGGAAGAGGCATTGTGCCTTCCAAGTATCTCTCCAGAACAACAAATACACAGCTGCTGGCAATGTGAGTGGCTCGGTGCAGCTTTGTGAGAACACCCAGTGCTGTGTTGGCTATTTTCTGATAGAAGAAGGCCAGCCAAAAGTCGACCTTCTTG CTTGCGATGTAGCTGAAAAGTCATGCCCAGATGAAACCTGCAAGGCTCAAACCCGCTTCAAAGGTCGCCTAATTAAGTGCGTGTGTAACATGGACCTTTGCAACAGCAACATCACTTGGACCCCAGAATCAGAGGAGCCTCAACCCACCTACTCTTATTCTTCTG atGAAATATTGAAAAATGCTGGAATAATTCTGGTGGGAATTCTGCTGGTCCTGTGTTTCATGATTGTTGCTGCCAAACGGAGAGGCTTATTAAAAGCGAAAA aggAGAGCCCACCATCTTTTGATGATTATAGTTTCACAAGATTGTGTTCCTGCCAAACAACAAAAACCTCTGAGCTCGACATTTCTGACATTGAACTACAGCAG GTTGTGAGCCATGGGCATTTTGCAACTGTGTGGAAGGGGGGATACCAGGGATCTGTGGTGGCAGTGAAAGTTTTCCCTGCAGGTTGGAAAGATAAGTGGAGTGCAGAGAAGGAAGTTTATGAGCTACCACTGATGAGGCATGCTGGGATTGTGCCCTTCCTGGGCAGTGGGAGGAAACCAGAAGGAGGCAGCTGGCTGATGGTCCTGGAATTTTCTGAATAT GGTTCTCTCAACTCCTTTCTATGCAAACACACCACCAACTGGATGTTGTCTCTGAATTTGTGCCAGTCTTTATCACAGGGACTTTCCTATCTCCATTCTGACCTTCACAGACACG ATGTGCACAAACCTCCCATTGCCCACAGAGACTTGAGCAGCTTCAATGTGCTTGTAAGAGCAGATGGGACCTGTGTGCTATGTGATTTTGGATGTGCTACCATCCTGCGTTCTTGTTCAGGACAACACCTTTCACAGAGCCATGAAACAAAAATGGaa AGTCATGCTCAGTTGGGGACGCTGCGCTACATGGCTCCTGAGATCCTGGAGGGCTCTGTAAACCTCAGCAACACTTGGTGCCTTCTGCAGGGGGACATCTATGCTCTGGGACTGCTGCTGTGGGAGATCTGGATGCGCTGCTCGGATTTATTTGAAG GCAGTGCTTTTCCACAGCATCTCTTACCGTATGAATCTGAGCTGGGGGTCAAAGTTTCTCTAGAAAGCctaattctgcatgtgtgttACATGGACAAGAGACCCTCCATACCTGAACACTGGCAACTGCTACCACAG GGGTCTGTGCTGCCGGAGCTCCTTGCAGAGTGTTGGGACTGTGACCCAGATGCCCGTCTGACTGCTCAGTGTGTTGCAGAGCGATTAGATCGACTAGCCTCAATTCAGTCTAGTTTCTAttaa
- the LOC117810556 gene encoding cell division cycle-associated protein 7-like: protein MPPVKKKLAVADVFADDSENESSFYGFSELSDNNEQKSNSEDGDEAQSEFSPKRKKTKSKSSSGAQPFRLRVVLRSNPSTQQSTDDEEEEEEKEEEKRSMKRGMKKAGNTSRSKRRKQVTFEDEVEDSEVAQPSAAEELGSDSAGEAADSFLAKRQQNIKANKAMLAQLMADLQKMPGGAGFLKKQAGKQKSKGKSIRKPRSGGESKRNPERASRRLTRSMGASEDPVVPKEEELEFSLEEELLEVRKAPQRRGAPRPNQGKPHEIRPVEDITEDELQLVAETMTEKVYNKVTGSTCHQCRQKTIDTKTCCRSEECRGIQGQFCGPCLRNRYGEDVRKALLDPEWKCPPCRGICNCSFCRLREGRCPTGILFPLAQYHGFSDVHSYLSSLRNKLKNENDVEM from the exons ATGCCCCCCGTTAAAAAGAAGCTAGCTGTAGCTGATGTGTTCGCGGACGACTCAGAAAATGAGAGTTCATTTTACGGATTCTCTGAACTCAGCGACAACAACGAACAA AAGTCAAATTCAGAAGATGGAGATGAAGCCCAGTCTGAGTTTTCCCCCAAGAGGAAGAAGACCAAATCCAAATCATCTTCAGGAGCACAACCTTTCAGGCTGAGGGTGGTTCTCCGCTCCAACCCATCTACCCAGCAGTCCAccgatgatgaagaggaggaggaggagaaagaggaagaaaagaggtcAATGAAAAGAGGGATGAAGAAGGCAGGGAACACCAGTCGCTCTAAAAGGAGAAAACAGGTGACATTTGAAGATGAGGTTGAGGATTCAGAGGTGGCTCAACCGTCTGCTGCTGAGGAGCTTGGATCTGATTCAGCAGGAGAGGCTGCTGATTCCTTCCTAGCCAAAAGACAGCAGAACATCAAGGCCAACAAAGCAATG TTGGCCCAGCTGATGGCAGATCTGCAGAAGATGCCAGGAGGGGCAGGCTTTCTGAAAAAACAAGCAGGCAAACAGAAATCAAAAGGGAAAAGTATT CGTAAACCACGCTCTGGAGGAGAGTCCAAGAGGAACCCGGAGCGTGCGTCTCGCAGACTTACCCGCTCTATGGGGGCAAGTGAAGACCCTGTAGTGCCGAAGGAGGAAGAGCTGGAGTTCAGCctggaggaggagctgctggag GTACGCAAAGCCCCACAGCGCAGAGGTGCCCCACGCCCTAATCAGGGGAAGCCTCATGAAATCCGCCCTGTTGAGGACATCACAGAGGATGAGCTTcagctggttgcagaaacaatGACTGAAAAAGTCTACAACAAAGTTACT GGTTCCACGTGCCATCAGTGCCGGCAGAAAACTATTGACACTAAGACGTGCTGCCGCAGTGAGGAGTGTCGGGGGATTCAGGGTCAGTTCTGTGGGCCATGTCTGAGGAACAGATATGGAGAGGATGTCAGGAAGGCGCTGCTTGATCCG GAGTGGAAGTGTCCCCCCTGTAGAGGGATCTGTAACTGCAGTTTCTGCCGCCTGCGGGAGGGCCGCTGCCCGACCGGCATCCTGTTCCCCCTCGCTCAGTACCACGGCTTCTCTGACGTCCACTCCTACCTCAGCAG CCTACGCAACAAACTGAAGAATGAGAATGATGTAGAGATGTGA